A stretch of the Salvelinus fontinalis isolate EN_2023a chromosome 22, ASM2944872v1, whole genome shotgun sequence genome encodes the following:
- the LOC129819648 gene encoding claspin-like, which produces MSVVISQQALELPAEEPVAESDSDSGMGSPVEELQIVSEMVTNTVDPQDSDDDITVNRRSRCRKALRDSDSEEVVPEMAEALVLSASSGDEMETAEEEVKKAELKSKKISRIAPINSDDSAPEEEEELVKKDVKQKEGKREKSQRHREKKEKRSKAVERLKKKERPEEETPLPRVLNDSGCLLGDNDLYDAGLDDDEESLDAIRAAVKQKSKKHKELLFDDDEGDDYEAGPKQRPQERKAARASKEAMKQLHSETQRLVRESTCGLPYHMPEPKSIDQFFKRRARPEGSAMALLKSAKYHDLIKEATPTPSPNPPKESQQPSASLEPPSTQTLSQPTATSSPHQENHSRAGETSPTQELDGDEFPLPELAAIMQGANISVFGGAEIPPPESMEAGPPEQNQAEPSDSQAQEMEVKAGDWDGAQPLPAPASVHPVAPAVPKLKKDRLARLRELGVEPPPVPKLCADDGSFDPEPSQVNPGVEALKERFLRHVQPVARPRGERTVQLSVIRKDSSDELHHDTVTTTIREEEEEAAHTAPGEKLTNLKSRLQQAMAVKRREDRERKDALHRLDNEDCGEEEEEEMTDSEGEEGVDELLGGGDADDEDDDQDDDQEEGSAAQRGVRSPSPLRLKGPFPPPDLLNTDGTLMLFASSSCSRTGDGVKRTGPGGQDSYTKMEEEDSLSLAKDNSHNSSFELLGSMLPSYQPVNRSTTGGRGLSARTFRSPSPCFFRPSFLGSASKSSGKLSEPSLSLPVEDSQDLYAPPSPGESSGPLGAPSQGRFSLEEDSQLLDADGFLNVGPRTGPPRSHKRQLLLASLDENAMDANMGELLGMCSGGFGTAREGGVGGLGASQEDELLGLCSGMFPTTQTAGAKERKSEGGVRGLGATQEDELLGLCSGVFPTAQAEREKEGAEGRKREEEKMELEMDRDDDMDQLLGLCSGKFTTQGVSPLRSNSSYAPHSSTAEDRRTKLVEEDCEFRLLSDVESLSEQEDGDGDEDEENEVEEEEREAVFAPRQGRKKMRMAEFVDSEAELSGSDVGSEDEDDGENEYEEEELLDELPSDEELQDQVNKIHMKQVLDDDKRRLRLYQERYLADGDLHSDGPGRARRFRWKNIDDGFDMDGMGVEGEEEDEEEELDHAELQRRKERLEREQWLREQSDAKAKKGEDFDIEEEEKIGEEDSQFMKLAKKLTAKKLEKKELPVAPQADREFLAQNPFQRPFQPTMVKRGSLLSQPRSVLQKLACISEGNPLAPRNTRGFVFQSLSPEKEAPAAEAPKKQLKKRGQIKVLAPAAKRHCRENNAPAAKGPQRSIFCYLEN; this is translated from the exons ATGAGTGTGGTGATCTCTCAACAG gCACTGGAGCTCCCTGCTGAGGAACCAGTAGCCGAGAGTGATTCAGACAGCGGGATGGGCTCACCAGTGGAGGAGCTGCAGATTGTTTCTGAGATGGTTACCAATACTGTCGACCCACAAG ATTCGGATGATGACATCACAGTGAACCGGCGGTCCCGTTGTCGGAAGGCCCTGAGAGACAGTGATAGCGAGGAGGTGGTGCCTGAGATGGCAGAGGCTCTGGTCCTGTCAGCATCCAGCGGAGATGAGATGGAGACTGCCGAGGAAGAGGTCAAAAAGGCAGAATTAAAGAGCAAGAAGATATCCCGGATTGCCCCTATCAACAGTGATGACAGCGCgccagaggaggaggaagagctggtAAAAAAGGATGTGAAACagaaggaagggaagagagagaagagccagagacacagagagaagaaagagaagcgCAGCAAAGCTGTGGAGCGactgaagaagaaagagagacctGAAGAG GAGACCCCTTTGCCCCGTGTTCTGAATGACAGCGGCTGTCTCCTTGGTGACAATGACCTATATGACGCTGGTCTGGATGATGATGAAGAGTCTCTGGATGCCATCAGAGCAGCAGTAAAGCAGAAATCCAAGAAGCACAAG GAGCTTTTATttgatgatgatgagggagaTGATTATGAGGCTGGACCGAAACAGCGTCCCCAGGAGAGGAAGGCAGCTCGAGCCAGCAAGGAGGCCATGAAGCAGCTGCACAGTGAGACCCAGAGGCTGGTCCGAG AATCCACTTGCGGGCTGCCCTACCACATGCCTGAGCCCAAGAGCATCGACCAGTTCTTCAAGAGGAGAGCCCGACCTGAGGGTTCTGCTATGGCACTACTGAA gtCTGCCAAGTATCATGACTTGATAAAGGAGGCAACCCCAACACCTTCCCCCAACCCACCCAAGGAGTCCCAACAGCCCTCAGCCTCCCTGGAGCCACCCTCCACCCAGACTCTCTCCCAGCCAACGGCCACTTCCTCCCCACACCAGGAGAACCACAGCAGGGCAGGAGAGACCTCTCCAACCCAGGAGCTCGACGGCGATGAATTCCCACTACCTGAACTGGCCGCCATTATGCAGGGGGCTAATATTTCAGTGTTTGGTGGTGCTGAAATTCCACCACCAGAGTCTATGGAGGCTGGACCCCCAGAGCAGAACCAGGCAGAGCCCTCTGACTCTCAAGCCCAGGAGATGGAGGTGAAGGCAGGGGATTGGGATGGAGCTCAGCCGCTACCTGCTCCAGCCAGTGTGCACCCCGTAGCGCCAGCAGTCCCAAAACTCAAGAAGGACAGGCTGGCTAGACTGAGGGAGCTAGGGGTGGAGCCCCCGCCTGTCCCCAAACTGTGTGCTGACGATGGGTCCTTTGATCCGGAGCCCTCTCAGGTTAACCCAG GCGTAGAGGCGTTGAAGGAGCGTTTCCTACGTCACGTCCAGCCCGTGGCCCGGCCCAGAGGGGAACGCACCGTGCAGCTCAGCGTCATCCGTAAAGACAGCAGCGATGAGCTCCACCATGACACTGTCACCACCACCatcagggaagaggaggaggaggctgcaCACACCGCGCCTG GTGAGAAGCTGACCAACCTGAAGTCCCGTCTGCAGCAGGCCATGGCCGTAAAGAGACGGGAGGATCGAGAACGCAAGGACGCCCTCCATCGCCTAGACAACGAGGACTGTggcgaggaagaggaagaggaaatgacGGATTCCGAGGGGGAAGAG GGTGTAGATGAGCTACTGGGGGGTGGTGATGCTGATGATGAAGATGACGACCAGGATGACGATCAGGAGGAGGGCAGCGCGGCACAGAGGGGTGTGAGGAGCCCCTCCCCGTTAAGATTAAAGGGTCCCTTTCCCCCACCAGACTTGCTCAACACAGACGGAACCCTCATGCTGTTTGCGAGCAGCTCCTGCTCGCGCACGGG AGATGGTGTAAAGAGGACAGGGCCCGGTGGTCAAGACAGTTACACAAAGATGG AGGAAGAAGATTCTCTGTCCCTGGCCAAGGACAACAGTCACAACAGTAGTTTTGAGCTACTGGGCTCCATGCTGCCGTCCTACCAGCCTGTCAACCGCAGCACCACAGGAGGCAGAGGCCTGTCAGCCAGAACCTTCCGCTCCCCCTCACCCTGCTTCTTCAGACCCAGCTTCCTGGGATCTGCCTCCAAG AGCTCAGGGAAACTCTCCGAGCCCTCCCTCTCGCTGCCCGTGGAGGACTCTCAGGACCTGTACGCTCCCCCCTCCCCCGGCGAGTCTTCTGGCCCCCTGGGGGCCCCGTCTCAGGGTCGATTCTCTCTGGAGGAGGACTCCCAGCTCCTGGACGCCGACGGCTTCCTCAACGTGGGGCCCCGCACTGGCCCCCCGCGCTCCCACAAGAGGCAGCTCCTACTGGCCAGCCTGGATGAGAACGCTATGGACGCTAACATGGGGGAGCTGTTAGGAATGTGCTCTGGGGGGTTTGGGACTGCCAGAGAGGGTGGAGTGGGGGGGCTTGGGGCCTCGCAGGAAGATGAATTGTTAGGGCTGTGTTCTGGAATGTTCCCTACCACACAGACGGCGGGAGCgaaggagaggaagagcgaggGAGGAGTTAGAGGGCTGGGGGCAACTCAGGAGGATGAGCTGCTGGGGCTGTGTTCGGGAGTGTTCCCCACCGCACAGGCagaaagggagaaggagggagcggaagggaggaaaagggaggaagagaagatggAGTTGGAAATGGACCGAGACGATGACATGGATCAGCTGCTCGGCCTCTGCTCTGGGAAGTTTACTACTCAAG GTGTCTCCCCCTTGCGATCCAACTCGAGCTACGCCCCACACTCCTCAACTGCGGAAGACCG TCGAACAAAACTGGTGGAAGAGGATTGTGAGTTTCGACTTCTGTCAGACGTGGAGAGCCTGAGTGAGCAG gAAGACGGTGATGGCGACGAGGATGAAGAGaacgaggtagaggaggaggagagggaggctgTGTTTGCACCCCGTCAAGGAAGGAAGAAAAT GCGCATGGCAGAGTTTGTGGACTCTGAGGCTGAGCTCTCAGGTAGTGATGTCGGCAGTGAGGATGAGGATGACGGTGAGAATGAatatgaggaggaggagctgctagACGAGCTGCCGTCTGATGAAGAGCTGCAGGACCAGGTCAACAAGATCCACAT GAAACAGGTCCTTGACGACGACAAGCGGCGACTGCGGCTGTACCAAGAGCGTTACCTAGCCGACGGGGACCTGCACTCAGACGGGCCGGGCCGAGCTCGCCGCTTCCGCTGGAAGAACATAG ACGATGGCTTTGACATGGACGGaatgggggtggagggggaggaagaggatgaggaggaagagctGGACCATGCAGAGCtgcagaggaggaaagagaggctggagagggagcagTGGCTACGAGAACAG TCAGATGCTAAGGCCAAGAAAGGGGAGGACTTTGAcattgaggaggaggagaagattggaGAGGAGGACAGCCAGTTCATGAAGCTGGCCAAGAAACTGACCGCCAAGAAACTAGAGAAGAAAG AGCTGCCTGTTGCACCCCAGGCGGACAGAGAATTCCTAGCTCAGAACCCCTTCCAGAGACCTTTTCAACCCACCATG GTGAAGAGGGGCTCGTTGCTCAGCCAGCCCCGCTCCGTCCTGCAGAAGCTGGCCTGTATCTCCGAGGGGAACCCGTTAGCCCCCCGCAACACCCGAGGGTTCGTCTTCCAAAGCCTATCGCCAGAGAAAGAGGCCCCGGCTGCAGAAGCCCCCAAAAAACAG CTGAAGAAGAGGGGACAAATCAAGGTTTTGGCCCCGGCTGCTAAGCGGCATTGTCGAGAAAACAACGCACCAGCAGCCAAAGGACCCCAAAGAAGTATTTTCTGTTACCTGGAGAACTGA